GATGCGTAAGTTGATGTCACCATTAAATTATATAACTGTCAAGCATGGCTACAAGGGCTCTTAGCTGCAAGGGCTTCCCGGCCCTTCAGTCTAGACTGAATGCAAAATAAGTGtagacatttttaattaaagccCCAGCCTAGACACCATGGAATCAGTATTATCAAAGACCCACAGCTTAGGGTCCAATTGAGGCCTTTCTTACATTAAATCTTTTGCAATCTGAAAGCAGGTCAGTTGTGTGCAAGACAGACTTGTTATTGCACCTTCATACTGAGTGATGTACTGAAGTTTTATTCAAACATAAATTTAGCTTTGTCAGTTGTGGCTTTTTCAGTCAGTCATCACAATAATGAAATGATATTACACACACGAGTTATGTTTAATGTTAACTTTGATTTCAAAGTTGTCTTAGGTCTTTTTTGATTCaagaacaagactaagagtctacaacCATACTTGTAGCTCTGAGAGGCCTGACTTAGGCACAGCGGTTCTTTGTGCTAAacgctaacatcagcatgctaacatgctcacaatgacaatgttaacatgctgatgtttagtggGTAATATTTACTTACAAAATACAATACTGATCTGATGATAGCACcagatgaaaggtcaggggatcaccacaAAGACCAaccctagagccatgctgctagcattgCTAAAAATTTTAATACAAACCAATGATACGAAcatatatctaaatatatacTGCACTTCTGAAATTATGTTACAGCTTAACAGGcccagcattaaaaaaaaaagcactgtaccagcatttatttttaaaattagaatagaaatagaaatagaaacagCCCTTATCTTCAACTACAGTGTAAATAGTTAACGGTTACAATTCTACAAGCGTAATAACTCGTCTGACTTTAGATCAGAGTACTGGTGACTTTTCAAACTGTCAACTGTCAACCTACCTGGACAGAGAGCTTCTTATCCTCATTTGGCAGGAttctgtatgtgtacacacagttCTGGTATCtgtggttaaaataataaaatgcaaatgtgtgtcaCTGGAAAATGACATGACTGTGGGGTAAAGAAACATGGTGGCTTGTGTATTCAGTGTATTGAACCTGCTAACAGAACAGTTTGGGTAGCATTTTAAATTAAGGTTTCCCCATGAAAAATGATATGCATTGCAGAGGGCAAAGGGTGTTACTTTGTGGCAGCACAGTATGCAAATAAAGGGGAACTAGTCTTGCGTTACAGTGaatgtttgcaaaaaatgtattgtacaGTGTAATACAGCAGGGGGAACTGCAACTTTTAATCatgttatataaattatatCCAAATTCTGACATTTAGGGCTGTTTTTTCTTATACCTAATgctaaaaacatacagtataacagcaATGacatgtcagtttttctttcattagtAAGGATCTCACACAGCTCATATTGCATGTTATGACGGTTTCATGAGCAAGGAAGAAGAATCATTATCCACTCTGTAAAGCTGTATCAAAATAAACGTTCGGTTTAATAGTTAGAGACAAATAATGTCTACTTACAAAACACAGAGGGCATATGCTCCCTGTATGGACTCACTGTCCCGGATAAGGAAGCTTCCATCTCTTGCTGCTTTGGATAGAAGATCCTCAGCCTTGGATCGAGTTATATTGCCATGGTACCAAGGTTGATAACTTTGCATCCTGTTTCTAACCCCAAAAGCTGAGCTCAAGAGTTTTGCATCTGCTCTCAAACAATATTCCAGCAAACAAAAGTAGACTCAGTATTTCTCTCTGgctgttttcatcttttcatggTGCGTAACTTTTAAGTCCTTTCTTTCACTTGTTCATCTTCTGCCTCTGAAAGCTGTAAAAGGAAGCTCGGCTCTGAACTTCCTCATTTGAAAAGTTAAGAGAGGAGGGCCCTGGTGCCTCCACTTTGCCTGCTTTATGACAGCTCCACAGAgctgtaaatggaaaaacagacttttgcTTGCTAAGTAGAAATCTTTATCATGTTACTCCATTTATTAACCAACATCCCTCGCTCTTAAGTTTGTgttcagaaaacagtgaagtcATTTGTAAAAACTTTAGTTGAAAGACATGTAAAAGGGAAGTAaccaaaaaaggcaaatatgaTGATTCCTACGTGTTATAGTCAAACAATTTACTGATAAATTAGCTCGTAAATAAATTCACAATATAAGAATCCCCATTTGGATTCCCAGATACATTTATAGCTCAAATCATCACCGTCTTTTGACCTCAAATAAGACAAGCCCTCATATTCATCAAGAAGACCCGGCCTGAGCCAAACTGCTGACTGTCTAATAATCTAATATGAATCTGGAGAGCCCGGGGGTTTTCTGAAGTATATACATTCAGGAAAAACAAGTTTAGAATGGCTTGCCATGTTCATTTGATGGACAGGAAGTCTTGcagaaatgaggaggaaaataaGCTGCTCACAAACCACAACATGAGTCACATGATTCGAAACGAGAACTACAAGTCGACAAGTCACTGCAGCCTCAGAGGTTTCTGTCCCTTACGCTTGAAATAGGTTTGTCACTTTCATAGAGAGCATGTCAAAGTCTCAGACATACGGTGACAGTAAAGACAAGACACATGATCTCATGTGCAGAGGACATGAAATCATACTTTTGCTTTCAAAAGATGACAGTTGAAATGTGGAGTTTACATACTTTTTATATAACAGCATTGAAAAGCAGATATTATtgatacaaaaaagaaatagagaatGAAATAAGTAAGCTGTTGGAGAATCAATATTCTTTTAATATAGCTTTTCTCTGACTTAACATTACCTCTGCAGAGTGATTTTGTAATACTAATAACAGCTTTATTGTTTACAAATTGATGTCAGAAAGAAAATTTTAACTCACATCTTTCTTATCtgaatggttttgttttgttttttgcaactGATGGTTAGCTACACTACTCTACTACAATTCATCCTTTAGTGATCATGGACATTATGGATGtcatttcatggaaatccatctaattggtgttgagatatttctatCTGGACTAAAGTGGTGTTTCACCAACAGAACGCCAAACTCTGTAgataaaaaatgatatttaaagcTAGCTAATGAGTATTTACCACATTTGGCATAGgatacaaaacaagaaaaacacagtaaaagttgactatatacatattttagcattttgtcCAATGTTCTGCCTCATATCTGGTACAAAAATTCAGCCCTTTGTTAGATAAACACCTTTCTGTCAGATGAAGACCGTTGATGGCAGCAGTTGGCAAGCAGAATCAGCAGAATAACATTTAGACCCAGTTCCAACATCCAGCCTCTAAGAATCACAGACCTCGATCCACGAAGGCTCCGGGAAATTGCATTATATAATCTCCAAGTATTGTGGGGTCTGTGGTTGACTTTCAAAactttttatgcacattttccaGAAATCTGGAACTGTGGACTTTTCTCATGGGAATAACCGACAACGCATGACACTCAAAAGCAATGTCAGTGGAATTGTGGAAGCATGTGGAGGTGACAGGAATCTATTTTCCAGGAAGTATCAAAAACTAACCAGCACTACTTGTTTGTCTTATTATGGTGCAATATTTACTTTCAAATATGTTGATTTGGTCTAAAAGTACTATTTTGCTTTTAAACTTGGAGCAAACACCAAACGCTAAGATTCAGTtcatttaaagatgaaatatGAGCGACACACTTTAATGGCCAATGAATGCTTATGTCCAGGTAAACCTGATTTCACAGATCGCCGACTCAGTCCTCATATGGTGTTTGGAGACTTTACACCCTCCTGGATTCACATGGATGATTTCAGTTCAAGTCTGTGATGCTTCATTGAATTGGGCAAAAGATGGACACTGGAACTGTGCTTTAAATTCAGGTTAAGGGGGCTACTGTGGAACATCAACCACATTGACGAATGCGCCCAGGCCTTCAGTTGGGCAAAGGAAACAGTCAGTCAATAGTCAGACCATTTTTGGTTGTGTTGGAAAAGCATTTAGTCCACACGGTGCTCCAGATTGAGTTCAAATTCCTCAGAACTCAGACTTGGCACTCACTGAACTCTCATGTGTTCCTTTTAACTCTCCACTGGTGGCTCCTGACACTCCTGCCTTATGTTTGCAAAACATTTGTGTTAGTGTCCCACGGAACTTCTTGGCCCCAAACACATAGACCAGTGGATCCATAGCACCGTTGAGACACGtgagggaggaggtgaggcGGTTGGCGAAGCTCAGGCCTCTGCGTGTCTGGCAGGACACATCAGGGTGGCTGTACCCGAAGATGAAGGTGGCCCTGCTCACATGATAGGGCAGGAAACAGACCACATAGATGAGTATTACTAGACTGATGGTACGCAGGGCCCTCAGCTTGAGAGCCGGCTCTAACCTGGAGCCCTGACGCAGGCTGTGAATGATGAGCAGGTAGCAGGACAGGATGGTGAGGAAAGGTGGGGTGAAGGCCACAGCCAGTGAGATCAGCGCATTACGCGAAGCCTTCTCTCTGTACAGCTGAAGACACACTGTCACACCATCCACCTCCGCAGTTTGGTGGGTTACTAGCAATGGCGCCATGGAGATAGTAACCAGAGCCCAGAGAGAGAAGCTGATGATGTGAGCATAGCGAGCCCGACGAATATTTAGAGACCTCACAGCATGAACCACAGCCAGGTAGCGGTCCACCGCCACACAGGCCAGAAAGTACAGGCTCGCATACATGttgacataaaacaaaaagccaaCCACTCTGCAGGGCACCTCGCCAAAGGGCCAGTGGCCTCCAGTGAGGTGGTAGGTGGCCCTCAGTGGGAGGATGATCACGTATGACAAGTCTGCCACAGCCAGGTGTATCAAGAAGACATTAGCTGGAGAAGAAGTGCCACGCTGATGACAGAAGATCCAGAGAGCCAAGCTGTTACCGTTCAGCGCCAGGAAGAAAACCAGGATGTAGAAACATCCAAATAAGGTGTTCTCAGCTGTCGTCGCCACTGCCGCACAGGTCTCTGATGACTGATTGGTCAACAGGGACAGCAGCTCCATTGTCGCAGAATCCATTGTGGTGGCTGAGGAGACAGAAAACTTGTTATGAATTTATCTTAAGAGCAACTTTCAGGTATAGCTAGAAATTTTGACTAGAGCTTTTGATCTCTAAAATAGTTCATTGTTAGTATTCTGACAGCCAATTACCTCAGTAACAGGCAACCATACCAGCCAAAccactgaccacacacacacgcacgcacgcacgcacgcacgcacgcacacacacacacacacacacacacacatacacacacacacacacacacacacacagacacccagacacaaacacaaaggcaggGAGAGTGTTTGTCACAGTGCCAGTCTCACAAGGTAACAATAGATGTCAGTGTTCCTGGCTAATGTGGACATGCCCTATGAGTGGATAATTACCTAATTCTGACCTCAACAAGTACTGGACTTCCTCTACACACTTTTAAGTCGAGGAAGTTGAAGTCATTATATCTTCACTCTTCTTTTTACGAATAACCTGACCTTGCAGTTGGATTTGTCAGCAAGAATTCTTTAATCAAAGCTGAATGGTTAGGTTTCAGGGGCGTATAAGAAAAGATATCACATGAAACTTTAGCTATTCAAGGTTAACCTAGCAATGTCAGTGCAAGAGAATGGGCTATTGTGTGGTAAACATCCTTTAGCCACTGTATAGTGTAAAACTCTACTTGAAATGTAAGAGAATTATTTCCAAGCAGAGTTCAGTTTCAAACCTACTTTTAATACTGGCTTAAATTTAGTCTGAAGCTAGTATGAAAGCTAATATTAAGCTAAGCTAGTCAGACAATGTGTCTCTTATGTGTCTCTTTATATCACTTTAGAGGAACaggtctgacattttgggaaatacgtttACTGGTTTTCGCTTTCTTGGCAATAGAGTTAAATATGAAGATGAACACTGTTGTCATGTTTGTACGTTAAATGTGAAGCTAGGACCAGTAGCCAGTTACCTTAGCCAGGAGacaaaaaattcacagtgactagatttctgaaatgaaaaataggGACATTTCCAGTCCAGCGGTCAATACATCTTTAAAATATCCAATGTTTttatctatgaaataaaaaagggggagagTTCCCATTACATGTATTTCAACCATGGTAACTGTTGTAATGTACCAGCCTAAGGTGAAGGCCAACTGATAAATTTGGGTTCTAACCAAGTAACTTAGTAAATCGTGTCAGAAAATCATACGTTAGCCTACCAAGGTGAGTGAAGCTATGGTAAACTATCGAACGCTCAGTAAAGAAAATGGTCTTTAATGATGAATAGTACACTATTAGATAAAATACTTTGGATAACAGATTCCCATTGCCTTCCtcattttttgctattttattgtttagaatAATAAATTGGCAGACTCTGCAATCATTTCTTtacccttcctcctctttctccttcaatCTTCTTCCTATCCAGTCTAcatcctccccttcctctttttttcaggtCAAGTCATATTCCCCATCCACAATGGTTTGTAGAAACAAGTTACAGAAGTACACATTAGCTCTCGACACCTGATGAACGAATAGTATGTCAAATATGTCAAATTAAGAATGATGTACTATATTTGTAGATCACATGGTAGCCTTCATCCGAGTAGACTACAAATCAGCTACCTATCACCTGCTAGTACCATTCCTAAATCCATCCCTGATTCCAACCCTGGGTTAGTTCCTGGCTTGAAAGACGTTTGGGGTGATGCTGTGGATTCACTTGACACTTCCTAGTGTCTGGTTGAGTTTTGCAAAGCAGTCTTCTCTAAAACAAGAGTGATATGAAGCTGCTATAGCCCCCTCTGTTGGCCCGAACAAGCACAATACGAGACGTCTGCACATCTGCTCTGCTGCCCGCTCTTTCTTTCCggtctgtttttaaatcacagtttaAAATGGGGACATTTCTGGGGACAGTTTCAGGGGACAGTTTCAGTTGAGGATAGTCCACCAAAAACGGGGACTGTCCTCAGAAAACAAGGACGTCTGGTCGCTCTAACttaacagcacctctaaagctagctaattagcatattataacttgtttatttaatctgtaccAAAACCGCAAGATAAAAATAACAAGCTGTGGTTTTAGgtgtataatgtgtgtgcatgtgccagtagggtggattttgttacttttggaacGAACCAGGGTAgcttttccctctgtttccagtctgtgtgataagctaagctaaccacctcctgactgtagctttatattgaacggacagacatgagagtggtatctatcttctcaactaactcttggcaagaaagtgaataagaatatttttcaaaatgtcagacttcTACTTCTTCTACATACACAAGAAATAAAAGTGGGCCTGCCcaaataaaaagactttttaaaaatatatatctatcttTAAATGCACATTTCTGGAGACATCAGAGTCACTTCCTCTGTGGCAGTTTGAAATGTTAAAGTTTAAGTATGAAATTGACCAAAAACATTTCCAACCTTCTTCTTAGGATTTCACAGTTTCTTTCTTCCAACTATTTAGACACACCTCAAAAAATGACCACCCACTCCTCTATCCCTGAGCTCCAACTGTCCACTTCttatacattgtttttatttcctccttttctgctTGAGCCTAACATCTACACAAACATCAGTGGGGTGTGAACACCAAAGCCTCAAATGACTGAATCTCAGAAAAAGCTTCTCTCAAACGTTCACTTTAGTTTTTGTGGGGGATCCAAGAACAATATCAAAACATGTTTAACAGGGATGAACCTGTCATCCAACAGATGTGTATATAGCTGAAGGGAGGGTCCGAAATACACGCTGCCGACAGCtcacaaaacagtgaaatgtgatTAAATAATGCTGAACCACTACAGGGCTCCTTAACAAAAGCTGTCCAGACTTTTTACCCATTAGGAACCAGACAGATGTAGCACTGTAGctcttttcagtgtgtgtgtgtgtgtgtgtgtgtgtgatgtgaatcCTGTGAGACCCTGAACGGAGGGCATTTCCCGGCCAAGGCTCAGACTCAGTGCATTCATGAGAACAAGTCCCCCCTAAGAAAAGGGCTGCATTCCCAGTAGGGATAACAAACCAGGAGCAGCACAGCTGAATGGAAAAGCTTCCATAAATACAGATTCCAGAGGGATAATCCTAAAAAGAGACAACCTTGACATATGCCTTCATCAGAATGATCTGGATAAGCAGATCTGTGCAGACATTGACATGTGAAGAGTGTCAGCAAAGAGGAGACTGAGCATCCTGGCTTTGGTTCCTTTCAGTGATTAGTTGGGTCAAAACCGCAACGGCTGTAATGTGTAAAGTTCTTCATTGTTAAAACTCGTCGCAGTAAAACGCAAgcaatgtaaatgtgaaatttagTTACTGGATAATAAATGCAAGTCCACCTGATATTCATCCTTCTGATCTTAAAAAGCACATGACAGACTTTCATCAATGAATGCTTcataaaaatctgtcaaaattCTGAACTGCTTTAGAATTTACGTAACAAAAGTGacacatttacagaataaatacTTACTACTATTTTCTAGCGACCTTGGTAGCTCTACTATCAATGATATATTATTCTAAACATAATCTATACAATTAAAACTGTAGAAGGAATTACTCATGTGGAACTAGACTTTTGGTAAAGTTATCAGAAATAAATCTCTATTGCTCTATCAAAATCTGAAGAAAGATTTGAACTTACCTAAGCTCCAGAGATCttcagacagaggaaaaggttGTTTGCTTAAGGAGCAATTCAGATTAAGACAACAATCGGCACGGGAGCAAAGAGCTGCACAGCAGTTGTATGTGGAGCAAATTGAAGACTGGGAGTTTGTCCGCTGAGCTGTGGAAGAACTGAAGCCCTGCTGCAAAGAATGCTGTCCTATAACCCCTTTCACTCCCTCAAGATGCTCTTGGGAATAAGACTGTAGCTCTTTTTGTATCTCAACAAATTTGATAACGGAAAGGGAGTCCTGATGGGAGCCTTTCATTTGAACCTTGACCCCACCCTTTCTTACTCCATACCCTACTCCTCAGAGAGCCACTTGTGCACTCCACAATAGCCCGAGTCAGAATAAGCAGGACATTTTAGCAGCAGGGAGAAGAATGGCATGCCTCAGTCGCAATGAGTTGTCGGGTATGACTCCATGGAAACCAGGCCTAGTGGTGCACCAAGTGTCTTTAACATGAACTCCTGCCATGCCATTGATAGATAGAAGATGGACTGTGTTGTCAATTGACAAGTTTATGACTAAAGTCTCAGAGATGATCTTTTGTAGATGGTCTGTTAAGTTCTAAAGAGGGCCCCATGCCCTATAGGAGAGCAAGTGAAAAACaagagaagggagggggggaCGCTTGGAGGAAACAGAGGCCCTTGTTGGTCTCATCCCTCCTGGGGGCATTCTGAATTGGAATGCCCAAAATAATCAGTCACACAGCCATCAGACAGATGTGGCGAGAAGACCCACTGGCTGAGGGGGGATAATATTTCTTTCATACAAGGACTTCACAGCTGTGTATCAGATACATGGTCGCTTTCTCGTCTCTGTATCACCGATATGCAAATGCTATTCTTTAGACTTGAATGAAGCCACTATCTGTGCAGGACTGTGGAGAAGCTTTGAGATCACTGCCCTGTTAATCTACTGCCAATTGGTAATAGGGACGGCCCCCACTTTTGTTCGGCTTCTCAGCTATGTCACCCCAATCCAAAACATTGCCTTGTGTAAGTGCTTACTATTATAAATATATCATTCTTCTTCCTGCTGGGAAGGTTCCATCAAAACAGAAAGTGTTTTTGCCAGCTGCTGAAAGACTAATAGAAAGAAAGACGCTCACAACATTTTAGGTAGTTAAACTCACTGACAGACtttgaaaaatcttttatttgacattatttgcagagaaaaatcatttctgGACAATAATTTGTCGAGAAATGCATTCATGGGAATGCAAAATCAATCtaagcactgaagctgttttctAAAGACAGGCTtatttaaaggtaccctgtggagtttagGACCACTATTAGCcctatggagcaatgttttgtCTAGTGggttcctgttttgtttgtactgtGTATGTGCACAAGGATGCGGATGTAAGTGTGAAACCACACGAGTGACATATTTAACATCCACATCCCGTTGTTGGTTTCCTGCTATTCCCGTTATCGTCAATAGGTGGTGATgcaaagaagcaaagaagagtAGCAATGTGCTTACGAAGCCAACGAAGAAGTGGAATTCAAGCTAGCAAACATTTATGTAAACATTGCAAGATTAAAGCATTTCATAAAATTGTCTTCCAACTGTTTTATGAGAATGGAAATACATTCAACAGTTTTGTTAGGCatcaaggatacacacagtgCTTTTTCAGTGAGGCActatatataaacataacttttgtttgcaAGAAACtcccacagggcacctttaatgttttaaaggCAGGCAGATTAATATGGAGAGGAATTGGTGTCAGTACTGGTGACAAATTAGTGTTTCATGATCCACAGTTAAAAGcaatatttacaaatatatatcaTGGTTTGTGAATAAATTATGtttacaaataattttttttctgtccataaACAAATACCACTAAACTTCTAAGATGTAAAACAATGTTTCCCTTGCCTATAAATATCTCTAACATCTTTGTGAAATTGCGATGACCAGATTTGGATGAAATACGTtcttttttggagaaaaaagccTTTTCCCAATTAAATTTCCATATGGATGACCTGAAACGCCAGACATTGGAGTTTTCCACCAGCACCTAAACGCAACATATGTTTGTAGACCAGAAGATATAAAAAGTGTCCTTAAAACATGTGCAGAGGCAGTATTTCAAATGCATATTTTATCATAATGGATTTTAAATTGGAAATACACATGTAGAATAGTCACATTTATTCAATCTGggttatatatatttgtaatagtgttttacatttattcaactCGGGTGATATTTGATTTTGTACAATAGATGCATTTGTGACTGCCATTTCTtcatacatatttataaatattttgtgatctGTGGATCAGCAGGAAACACTAATAGCATAAAAGTTGATGAGAAAATGTGTACAGAGTAGTGCTTTCAATTAGACTTCTTTACTTCAGATTATGTTACTCGTTTACATGCCAAAGATAcattagctttaaaaaaaatgtgagaaaccTACAACCAATTTGTGTTATATAATAAATCAATGTCTTATTTCTCACAGAGCAAAATTAAAGTTGATTGTAATTTCAAAAACGGGGAACTATTTGTGCTCCGCCTCTTTATGCATGTACACACTGCATGTTGAGTCTGTTGGTTTACAACTGCAGCTACAGACTTGAGTCACACTCATGCTACTGACTGCAAGCCTCAGATATTGAAGCGCTGGTTCCTCGTGTGCCCCGTTCTCTCTCTGAGGTACATGTTGACATAGGAGGTTATAAGATCATCCATCTTGTAACCCTTTGAAAAGAAATCACAGtagtaaagaaaatgaaatgaaaaggacacATATTAACTTACACAGAGTTTAATACATGTCTAATGACGGATCTTACCAGTGACGTTTCACACAGGAATTTGGTTCCCTTGACCAAACTGCCAATAGTCATGTGAAAGTAAGTGCTTCCGCTGCACCAGCTAGCTATGCGGTTGAATGGGTGAGTTGCCAAAACATCCTTTACAAGAGAAAGGAATTGTTAATGGTGAAAAATAAGAAGAGGATGTTGAATGGAATACTGTTAATGActatttttgattgattttgtaACCTTGGTTTTAGGGTGGATGATTGTGACTCCTTGCTTGCTGATGGCAATTCGCACAATATCTGGGAAATTTGGTTCTGATGTTTGCTGGAAAGAAAGTCAGAAAGGCAAATAAGAAACCATTTCTTCACGGTAATCATGACTATTTGCTTTTTGTCAATGTGCAGTTAGCGTACTATTGTGACAGAGGCCGTAAGGGAATGTTAAAGCTCTAAAGCATCATATAAATAAACCACCCACCCAACAATATGTGCTGCATTCATTGCAGCTCTTACCTTCACTTCAAAGAATGCACAGCCGAAGGTTGGCCAGCGGCAAACCACCTTAAGAAATGCCACCTTGGCTTCTTCAACAGTCACACCAGCTTGTTTGTTATAATAAGCAGCAATACTCTGAAAATTATATAGAAGAGAATATACCAGAATATCACCTCTTGTTTTGTAAAAGTGTTTGCACTGCTTTTAATGAGGTTAATGATTTTCCAACACCACCACTGCCTTCAGGCAATATTCTCAGTGAGCTAGGGGTCACAGGAATGGCATAATGGTGATATTGTTCATATCAGCAATTAAAAGCATGAGTCTGGTAatactctgtatttttcttattgttaacAAAAACTTTATCATACTAACAAGTactgtctgtgtagccaaacaCTTGAAGAGAGTATTTCCTCAAAGGCATTCAGGGGTTGCACTCATTTGTCTATATGAAAAGTGACGGCAATAGTTGTGTAAAGACTGAAACCCCCCTCAGTTCTGATATTTCAAAGGTGTGAGGGACAGAGGCTGAAGCTGTTTGACCCTCCAACAAGCACTTTGGTTGAAACATAGTGACACCTTTAGTCTTGCTTAAGATTTCAGCCAGAacaaatgggcttggggctgatAGTCACAGAGAAGATTATTAAGTCTTAAAGTGCTGCATTGTTGACTATGGTCTCTTCATG
This genomic interval from Xiphias gladius isolate SHS-SW01 ecotype Sanya breed wild chromosome 6, ASM1685928v1, whole genome shotgun sequence contains the following:
- the gpr17 gene encoding uracil nucleotide/cysteinyl leukotriene receptor; the encoded protein is MDSATMELLSLLTNQSSETCAAVATTAENTLFGCFYILVFFLALNGNSLALWIFCHQRGTSSPANVFLIHLAVADLSYVIILPLRATYHLTGGHWPFGEVPCRVVGFLFYVNMYASLYFLACVAVDRYLAVVHAVRSLNIRRARYAHIISFSLWALVTISMAPLLVTHQTAEVDGVTVCLQLYREKASRNALISLAVAFTPPFLTILSCYLLIIHSLRQGSRLEPALKLRALRTISLVILIYVVCFLPYHVSRATFIFGYSHPDVSCQTRRGLSFANRLTSSLTCLNGAMDPLVYVFGAKKFRGTLTQMFCKHKAGVSGATSGELKGTHESSVSAKSEF